One window of Bacillus sp. THAF10 genomic DNA carries:
- the lpdA gene encoding dihydrolipoyl dehydrogenase — MAEEYDLVILGGGTGGYVAAIRASQLGLKTAVVEKKKIGGTCLHAGCIPSKALLRSAEVFAQTKNSEEFGVISGDVTLDFFKVQERKQKIIDGLHNGVQHLMKQGKIDVFYGTGRILGPSIFSPMPGTISVEYENGDENTMLIPKNVIVATGSRPRSLPGLEIDGSLVMTSDEALSLEELPKSIIIVGGGVIGIEWASMLADFGVEVTVLEYADRVLPTEDKEVSKEMQRLLKKRKINVVTGAKVLSETLEKAEGSVTIKAEHKGTEKSFTAEKMLVSVGRQANVEGIGLENTDIQVEKGFIKTNDFFQTKESHIYAIGDVIGGLQLAHVASHEGIVAVEHITGENPTPIDYSLVSKCVYSSPEVASVGYTEEEAKEKGFDVKTGKFSFRAIGKALVYGESDGFVKLVVNKENDDILGVHMIGPHVTDMISEAGLARVLDATPWEVGHTIHPHPSLSEAIGEAALAVDGKAIHS; from the coding sequence ATGGCAGAAGAATATGATTTAGTCATCCTGGGTGGCGGAACTGGCGGATATGTTGCAGCGATTCGTGCATCCCAACTTGGCTTAAAAACAGCAGTTGTAGAGAAAAAGAAAATTGGTGGCACTTGCCTTCACGCAGGTTGTATCCCAAGTAAAGCTTTACTTCGCAGTGCAGAGGTTTTTGCACAAACGAAAAACAGTGAAGAATTCGGTGTTATCTCTGGTGATGTGACGTTAGATTTCTTCAAGGTACAAGAGCGCAAGCAAAAAATTATTGATGGACTTCATAACGGCGTCCAGCACTTAATGAAGCAAGGGAAGATTGATGTGTTTTACGGAACAGGTCGTATTTTAGGACCATCCATTTTCTCCCCTATGCCTGGAACTATTTCCGTGGAATACGAAAATGGTGACGAAAACACGATGCTTATTCCCAAGAATGTGATTGTTGCGACAGGCTCTCGTCCACGTTCCCTTCCTGGTCTTGAAATTGACGGCAGCCTTGTGATGACTTCAGATGAAGCATTGTCACTAGAAGAGCTTCCAAAATCCATCATTATTGTTGGTGGAGGGGTAATTGGAATTGAGTGGGCATCCATGCTTGCAGATTTCGGTGTAGAAGTGACCGTTTTAGAATATGCAGACCGCGTGTTGCCAACAGAGGATAAAGAAGTATCCAAGGAAATGCAACGTCTATTGAAAAAACGTAAAATCAATGTTGTAACGGGAGCGAAGGTACTTTCTGAAACACTCGAAAAAGCAGAAGGCTCTGTTACCATTAAAGCGGAACACAAAGGGACAGAAAAATCCTTCACAGCAGAAAAAATGCTTGTATCTGTTGGACGCCAAGCAAATGTTGAAGGAATTGGCCTTGAAAACACAGACATCCAAGTGGAAAAAGGCTTCATTAAAACAAATGATTTCTTCCAAACCAAAGAATCTCACATCTACGCAATAGGTGATGTAATTGGTGGCCTTCAGCTTGCACACGTTGCTTCCCACGAAGGAATTGTGGCGGTTGAACACATCACTGGTGAAAATCCAACTCCAATCGATTACTCGCTTGTTTCTAAATGTGTATACTCTAGCCCTGAAGTTGCATCAGTTGGTTACACTGAAGAAGAAGCAAAGGAAAAAGGCTTCGACGTGAAAACAGGAAAATTCTCCTTCCGCGCAATTGGAAAAGCGCTTGTTTACGGTGAGTCTGACGGTTTTGTTAAGCTTGTGGTCAATAAAGAAAATGATGACATCCTAGGTGTGCACATGATCGGACCACATGTAACAGATATGATCTCAGAAGCAGGACTTGCACGTGTACTTGACGCTACTCCATGGGAGGTTGGTCACACCATCCACCCTCATCCATCATTATCAGAAGCAATTGGCGAAGCTGCTCTTGCGGTTGATGGAAAAGCGATTCATTCATAA
- the buk gene encoding butyrate kinase produces MEVSALSEKEYRILVINPGSTSTKIGVFDNERSVFEKTLRHDSETINSFASIYDQYEFRKNTILETLDQEGINISKLSAVCGRGGLLRPIEGGTYAVNKEMLHDLKIGFAGQHASNLGGIIAFEIATGLNIPSFIVDPVVVDELSDIARVSGFSLIQRKSIFHALNQKAVARRVAKELDKKYEDLNLIVTHMGGGITVGTHVGGRVVDVNNGLHGDGPFSPERAGTVPAGDLVSLCFSGDYYRDEIMKKLVGQGGLVGYLGTNDAVKVEQMIEAGDEKAALVYDAMAYQVAKEIGSASAVLAGKVDAIILTGGLAYGKGFVKQISDRISWIADVIVQPGENELQALTEGALRVLRGEEKAKVYPGTEVETKVVQS; encoded by the coding sequence ATGGAGGTTTCAGCTTTGTCAGAAAAGGAATATCGCATACTTGTCATCAATCCAGGATCAACATCAACGAAAATCGGCGTATTTGATAACGAGCGTTCTGTCTTCGAAAAAACTTTACGTCATGATAGCGAAACGATCAATTCCTTTGCAAGTATTTACGATCAATATGAATTCAGAAAAAACACCATCCTGGAAACACTCGATCAGGAAGGCATTAATATTTCAAAACTTAGCGCAGTATGTGGCCGCGGAGGACTTCTTCGTCCTATCGAAGGTGGTACGTATGCCGTAAATAAAGAAATGCTTCACGATTTAAAGATCGGCTTTGCAGGTCAGCATGCTTCCAACCTTGGCGGAATCATAGCTTTTGAAATTGCGACAGGCTTAAACATTCCATCCTTTATTGTGGACCCTGTTGTAGTGGACGAGCTTTCCGACATTGCTCGCGTTTCAGGATTTTCACTAATTCAGCGAAAAAGCATTTTCCACGCCTTGAATCAAAAAGCAGTAGCACGCCGTGTAGCAAAAGAACTTGACAAAAAATACGAAGACCTTAACCTCATCGTTACCCATATGGGTGGTGGTATTACCGTTGGGACGCATGTCGGTGGTCGTGTGGTTGATGTAAATAATGGACTTCACGGAGATGGACCTTTTTCACCGGAACGTGCTGGAACCGTTCCAGCTGGAGATTTAGTTTCCTTATGCTTCTCAGGTGATTACTATCGTGATGAAATAATGAAAAAACTAGTCGGTCAAGGTGGTCTTGTAGGATACCTTGGAACAAATGATGCAGTAAAAGTAGAGCAAATGATTGAAGCTGGTGATGAAAAAGCAGCACTTGTATATGATGCCATGGCCTACCAAGTAGCAAAAGAAATTGGCTCTGCAAGCGCCGTGCTAGCAGGGAAAGTAGACGCAATCATCTTAACTGGTGGTCTCGCTTATGGAAAAGGATTTGTTAAACAAATATCTGACCGTATTAGCTGGATTGCAGACGTTATCGTTCAACCAGGAGAAAATGAGCTACAAGCCCTTACTGAAGGAGCACTTCGTGTATTACGCGGTGAAGAAAAAGCAAAAGTTTATCCTGGAACAGAGGTTGAAACAAAAGTAGTACAAAGCTAG
- the bcd gene encoding branched-chain amino acid dehydrogenase, giving the protein MEIFKYMETYDYEQLVICQDKQSGLKAIIAIHDTTLGPALGGTRMWTYANEGAAIEDALRLAKGMTYKNAAAGLNLGGGKTVIIGDPRTDKNEEMFRAFGRYIQGLNGRYITAEDVGTTVADMDLIYEETDYVTGVSPAFGSSGNPSPVTAFGVYRGMKAAAKEAFGTDSLEGKVVAVQGVGNVAFNLCRHLHEEGAQLIVTDINKEAVNRAVEEFGAKAVDINDIYSVECDIYAPCALGATINDETIPQLKAKVIAGAANNQLLDTKHGDIIHEMGIVYAPDYVINAGGVINVADELYGYNRERAMKKVEGIYDNIERVIEIAKRDGIPTYRAADRLAEERIERMKNSRSQFLQNGHHILSRRNGR; this is encoded by the coding sequence ATGGAAATTTTCAAATATATGGAGACTTACGATTACGAGCAATTAGTTATCTGTCAGGACAAACAATCAGGTTTAAAAGCAATCATCGCAATTCACGATACAACGTTAGGTCCAGCATTAGGTGGAACACGTATGTGGACATATGCAAACGAAGGCGCTGCAATTGAGGATGCGCTTCGACTTGCAAAAGGAATGACATACAAAAATGCTGCAGCAGGGTTAAACCTTGGTGGAGGGAAAACCGTTATCATTGGAGATCCACGTACTGACAAAAACGAAGAAATGTTCCGTGCATTCGGTCGTTATATTCAAGGATTAAACGGTCGCTATATTACGGCAGAAGATGTTGGAACAACGGTAGCGGACATGGACCTTATTTATGAAGAAACAGATTATGTTACAGGAGTATCTCCTGCATTCGGTTCTTCTGGTAACCCATCTCCTGTCACAGCATTTGGAGTTTACCGTGGGATGAAAGCAGCTGCGAAAGAAGCATTTGGCACAGATTCTCTAGAAGGAAAAGTGGTAGCTGTTCAAGGTGTAGGTAACGTAGCATTCAACCTTTGCCGCCACCTTCATGAAGAAGGCGCACAATTAATCGTAACAGACATCAATAAAGAAGCAGTAAATCGTGCAGTAGAAGAATTCGGTGCAAAAGCTGTGGACATCAATGACATTTACAGCGTGGAATGCGACATCTATGCTCCGTGTGCTCTTGGTGCAACGATTAATGATGAAACAATTCCACAATTAAAAGCAAAAGTAATTGCAGGTGCCGCAAATAACCAGTTGCTTGATACAAAACACGGAGATATCATCCATGAAATGGGTATCGTGTACGCTCCTGATTATGTAATCAATGCTGGTGGAGTAATCAACGTGGCAGATGAGCTGTACGGCTACAACCGTGAGCGCGCGATGAAAAAAGTAGAAGGAATTTACGATAACATTGAAAGAGTTATCGAAATTGCAAAGCGCGACGGTATCCCAACATACCGCGCTGCAGACCGCTTAGCAGAAGAGCGTATCGAGCGCATGAAAAACTCTCGTAGCCAATTTCTGCAAAACGGACATCATATTCTAAGCCGTCGTAACGGAAGATAA
- the yqiS gene encoding phosphate butyryltransferase, with product MKLEELITKATQLTSKVVAIAAAEDEEVIEAVSHALNKQLASFILFGNEEKIKSLLTQHNIDSSHTALQIVSVDGAKKASELAVKAVSSGEAGVLMKGNVPTATILKEVLNKEYGLRTGSVLSHVAAFEVPDYDQLIFVTDAAMNVAPDLNQKVQIVQNSVQVARALGIEMPKVAPLAAVEVVNPTMQATVDAALLTQMNNRGQIKDCIVDGPLALDNAVSALAAEHKGIKSEVAGQADILFVPTIEVGNVLYKSLIYFAKAKVGAIIAGAKAPIVLTSRADSAESKLYSLALAVCSVK from the coding sequence ATGAAGCTAGAGGAATTAATCACCAAAGCAACCCAGCTTACCTCGAAGGTTGTAGCCATTGCGGCAGCGGAGGATGAAGAGGTTATTGAAGCAGTATCTCATGCCCTAAACAAACAACTTGCATCATTTATATTGTTTGGGAATGAGGAAAAAATAAAATCACTTTTAACGCAACATAACATCGACTCATCGCACACTGCTCTACAAATAGTTTCAGTAGATGGAGCGAAAAAAGCATCAGAATTAGCCGTAAAGGCCGTTTCTAGTGGGGAAGCAGGTGTTCTTATGAAAGGCAATGTTCCTACTGCGACTATATTAAAAGAAGTATTAAATAAGGAATATGGCTTGCGTACTGGAAGTGTCCTTTCACATGTTGCTGCATTTGAAGTTCCTGACTATGACCAATTAATTTTTGTAACGGATGCAGCCATGAATGTTGCGCCTGATTTAAATCAAAAGGTGCAAATTGTTCAAAACTCTGTACAGGTTGCACGTGCACTTGGGATTGAGATGCCAAAGGTTGCCCCACTCGCTGCAGTGGAAGTGGTGAATCCTACCATGCAGGCGACAGTGGATGCAGCGTTACTTACCCAGATGAACAACCGTGGTCAAATTAAGGATTGTATAGTAGATGGACCTTTGGCGCTAGATAATGCAGTCTCTGCCCTAGCTGCAGAACATAAAGGAATTAAGAGTGAAGTAGCAGGACAAGCTGATATTCTATTTGTACCAACCATTGAAGTTGGGAATGTTCTCTATAAATCACTAATCTATTTTGCAAAAGCAAAGGTTGGCGCTATCATCGCCGGCGCAAAAGCACCAATTGTGTTAACATCCAGAGCGGATTCTGCAGAGAGTAAACTCTACTCATTAGCTCTAGCAGTATGCTCTGTAAAATAA
- a CDS encoding sigma 54-interacting transcriptional regulator: MQSVLVVGAGKGGSALLKMLTHSGMFNLLAVVDINDRAPGLEMAQGMGIKTGKDWKDFLSEKIDIIIEATGSEEVFREIRDRKAKKTVLVPGTVAHITATLVEEKEELISKMKYESHKRDLIFNLLHDGLMVIDQSGKVIIYNKSAEKIVGIKKERMLGKHILENVPTSRLLDVIHSKKVEKNKEMLLENGKKIITTRSPLVDEDGKVFGAFAIFKDITEVMHLAEEVTNLKGIQTMLQAIIQSSEEAISVVDEHGRGLMINPAYSKLTGLEENQVIGKPATTDISEGDSMHMKVLETRRAVRGVNLKVGPAKKEVIVNVAPIIVDGKLKGSVGVIHDVSEIQTLTNELDRARQIIRTLEAKYSFEDIIGSSEEMSLAIEQAKLGAKTPATVLLRGESGTGKELFAHAIHNGSDRKYNKFIRVNCAALSENLLESELFGYEEGAFSGAKRGGKKGLFEEANNGSIFLDEIGELSANTQAKLLRVLQEHEIIRVGGTKAITVNVRVIAATNVNLEKGIAKGSFREDLYYRLNRMPIHIPPLRKRKEDIEAISEHLLRKINQDYGRNVEGLTPRAINHLATYDWPGNVRELENVLGRAVIFMNFNEVFIDVDHIPDLAGPNGERRNQESTEFVSSELTLAEMLEGYEAKIINKTLKKNKGNKTKTAKELGVSIRNLYYKMEKFSIEQ, from the coding sequence ATGCAGTCGGTATTAGTGGTTGGTGCTGGTAAAGGTGGTTCTGCGCTTTTAAAAATGTTAACGCATTCTGGGATGTTTAACCTTTTGGCGGTAGTAGATATTAATGACCGTGCGCCAGGGTTAGAGATGGCTCAAGGAATGGGGATAAAAACCGGAAAAGATTGGAAGGATTTTTTATCTGAAAAAATCGATATCATTATCGAAGCAACCGGTTCAGAAGAAGTATTTCGGGAAATTCGAGATAGAAAAGCTAAAAAAACCGTACTCGTTCCAGGAACAGTTGCACACATCACGGCAACGCTAGTAGAAGAAAAGGAAGAGTTAATTTCGAAAATGAAATATGAATCCCATAAACGGGATTTGATTTTTAATTTACTGCATGATGGTTTAATGGTTATAGACCAATCTGGCAAAGTGATTATCTATAACAAAAGTGCAGAAAAAATTGTTGGTATTAAAAAAGAACGAATGCTTGGAAAACACATTTTAGAGAATGTCCCAACAAGCAGACTACTAGATGTGATACATAGTAAGAAAGTGGAAAAGAACAAAGAAATGCTCCTTGAAAACGGAAAGAAAATCATCACCACAAGGTCTCCGCTTGTTGATGAAGATGGTAAGGTATTTGGGGCCTTTGCGATATTTAAGGATATTACAGAGGTGATGCATTTAGCTGAAGAAGTAACGAATTTAAAGGGAATTCAAACCATGCTTCAAGCGATTATTCAGTCCTCTGAGGAAGCGATTTCTGTCGTTGATGAGCATGGTCGGGGATTGATGATAAACCCTGCGTATTCTAAACTCACTGGACTAGAAGAGAACCAAGTGATTGGAAAACCTGCTACAACAGATATTTCAGAGGGCGACAGCATGCATATGAAGGTGTTGGAGACAAGACGAGCTGTTCGGGGAGTAAATTTGAAGGTTGGTCCAGCCAAAAAAGAGGTTATCGTAAATGTGGCACCAATCATTGTGGACGGTAAGCTTAAGGGCAGTGTTGGGGTCATTCATGATGTTTCTGAAATACAAACACTGACGAACGAACTCGACAGGGCAAGGCAGATTATTAGAACCTTAGAAGCAAAATATTCTTTTGAAGATATCATCGGCTCCTCTGAAGAAATGAGCTTGGCGATTGAACAAGCAAAGCTCGGTGCGAAAACGCCCGCTACCGTATTATTGAGAGGAGAATCGGGCACAGGTAAAGAACTGTTTGCTCACGCTATCCATAATGGTAGTGATCGGAAATACAACAAATTTATTCGTGTGAATTGTGCTGCACTCTCTGAAAACTTGCTTGAAAGTGAGTTGTTTGGTTATGAAGAAGGCGCGTTTTCTGGAGCGAAAAGAGGCGGAAAAAAAGGGCTTTTTGAAGAGGCGAATAACGGAAGTATTTTTCTTGATGAAATAGGAGAATTATCTGCCAACACACAAGCGAAACTACTAAGGGTGTTACAGGAACATGAAATTATCCGCGTGGGTGGCACGAAAGCCATCACGGTCAATGTAAGAGTGATTGCTGCAACCAATGTGAATCTAGAAAAAGGTATAGCAAAGGGTTCTTTTCGTGAAGATCTCTACTATCGATTAAACCGCATGCCAATCCATATTCCCCCTTTACGAAAAAGAAAAGAGGATATTGAGGCAATCAGTGAGCATCTTTTACGGAAAATCAATCAGGATTACGGAAGAAATGTGGAAGGATTAACTCCTAGGGCTATCAATCATTTAGCAACTTATGATTGGCCGGGGAATGTAAGAGAGCTCGAAAATGTTCTAGGAAGAGCAGTAATATTCATGAACTTTAATGAAGTCTTTATTGATGTGGATCATATTCCTGATTTAGCTGGACCCAATGGTGAAAGACGAAATCAAGAATCAACAGAGTTTGTTTCCAGTGAGTTAACACTTGCGGAAATGCTAGAGGGATACGAAGCGAAAATAATTAATAAAACATTGAAGAAGAATAAAGGAAACAAAACAAAAACTGCAAAAGAACTCGGAGTATCCATCAGGAATTTATATTACAAGATGGAAAAGTTCTCGATTGAACAATAA
- a CDS encoding DUF2627 domain-containing protein, with amino-acid sequence MQRLIALIILLIPGIIAVYGIKLMRDMVFNIPHPLIPSLTLQFLIGLIFFLVGLWFVAGFIFYRDKKQSKVQKRFQK; translated from the coding sequence ATGCAGCGATTAATAGCGTTAATTATATTATTAATTCCAGGAATCATTGCCGTTTACGGTATCAAGCTGATGAGAGATATGGTTTTTAATATCCCTCACCCACTCATTCCAAGTTTAACCCTCCAATTTTTGATTGGATTAATCTTCTTCTTAGTGGGTCTTTGGTTTGTAGCTGGTTTTATCTTTTACCGTGACAAAAAACAAAGCAAAGTTCAAAAACGATTTCAAAAATAA
- a CDS encoding glycerophosphodiester phosphodiesterase: protein MTKIFGHRGAAGTHPENTMLSFQQAFIDGADGIELDVQLSKDGVPVVIHDEKVNRTTDGKGFVKDLTLKELQALNAVHKFKKQFEHAQIPTLEEVLEWAARKQTLVNIELKNGIVPYPGLEEKVLDLIEKYQVEHLIIFSSFNHFSIARLHTLAPSIEKAVLYMEGIFKPWEYTKWVGANGIHPHIKAAPSNVIKQALENNVKVRPFTVNDEKTMKRLFQERISGFFTDYPRRAVQLKNSLKIN, encoded by the coding sequence ATGACAAAAATATTTGGACATCGTGGAGCTGCTGGTACACATCCTGAAAATACGATGCTTAGTTTTCAGCAAGCATTTATTGATGGTGCTGATGGAATTGAGTTAGATGTACAGCTTTCAAAGGATGGAGTACCTGTTGTAATTCATGATGAAAAAGTAAATCGAACCACAGATGGAAAAGGCTTCGTAAAGGATCTCACCTTAAAGGAGCTTCAAGCATTAAATGCCGTTCACAAGTTTAAAAAACAGTTTGAACATGCCCAAATACCCACTCTTGAAGAAGTGTTAGAATGGGCTGCTCGCAAACAAACATTGGTCAACATCGAATTGAAAAATGGTATCGTTCCTTATCCAGGTCTAGAAGAAAAAGTCTTGGATTTGATTGAAAAATATCAAGTTGAACACCTTATTATATTTTCTAGCTTTAATCATTTTAGTATTGCTCGCTTACATACTCTTGCACCTTCCATTGAAAAGGCAGTGTTATATATGGAGGGAATTTTTAAGCCATGGGAATATACGAAATGGGTAGGAGCAAATGGGATTCATCCTCATATTAAGGCAGCACCTTCTAATGTGATAAAGCAAGCCTTAGAAAATAATGTGAAGGTTCGGCCGTTTACAGTGAATGATGAAAAAACAATGAAGCGGCTTTTTCAAGAAAGAATATCGGGCTTTTTCACTGACTACCCTCGAAGAGCTGTTCAACTAAAAAATAGTTTAAAAATCAATTGA
- a CDS encoding YycC family protein yields the protein MRPLQISAETAQRLAKALDIPLEQVMHLPQHILVQKLVEIERQEAKDKNK from the coding sequence ATGCGACCACTTCAAATCTCTGCAGAAACTGCACAAAGGCTTGCGAAAGCTCTGGATATCCCTTTAGAGCAAGTAATGCACTTACCTCAACATATTCTTGTTCAAAAGCTAGTGGAAATAGAACGTCAAGAGGCAAAAGATAAAAATAAGTAA
- the spo0A gene encoding sporulation transcription factor Spo0A gives MKIKVCIVDDNRELVGLLEEYISAQEDMEVVGIAHNGQECLQLLQDKSPDVLVLDIIMPHLDGLGVLEKMRSLNLDKSPNVIMLTAFGQEDVTKKAVDLGASYFILKPFDMENLVSNIRQVSGKSSPILKRTGASSSIRSSGSESKGKNLDANITSIIHEIGVPAHIKGYLYLREAISMVYNDIELLGSITKVLYPDIAKKYNTTASRVERAIRHAIEVAWSRGNIDSISSLFGYTVSMSKAKPTNSEFIAMVADKLRLEHRAS, from the coding sequence ATGAAAATTAAAGTATGTATTGTGGATGACAATCGTGAATTAGTAGGTCTTTTAGAAGAGTATATTTCAGCACAAGAGGACATGGAAGTGGTAGGGATTGCTCATAACGGTCAAGAGTGTCTTCAGTTGCTCCAAGATAAGAGTCCTGATGTATTAGTGCTTGATATTATCATGCCTCATTTAGATGGATTAGGTGTGTTGGAAAAAATGCGCTCCCTAAATTTAGATAAGTCACCAAATGTTATCATGTTAACAGCTTTCGGTCAGGAAGATGTTACGAAAAAAGCAGTAGATCTTGGTGCTTCTTATTTTATCTTAAAGCCTTTCGATATGGAGAATCTTGTGAGCAACATCCGTCAAGTTAGCGGAAAGTCTTCTCCTATTTTGAAGAGAACTGGTGCATCTTCATCCATCCGTTCGTCCGGCTCAGAGTCTAAAGGGAAAAACCTAGACGCGAACATCACGAGCATTATTCATGAAATTGGAGTTCCTGCTCATATTAAAGGTTATCTATACTTACGAGAAGCCATTTCAATGGTATATAACGATATTGAGCTACTCGGTTCCATTACGAAAGTTCTTTATCCGGATATTGCGAAGAAATACAATACCACTGCAAGCAGAGTCGAGCGTGCCATTCGACATGCTATAGAAGTAGCCTGGTCACGTGGAAATATTGATAGCATTTCTTCTCTCTTTGGATACACGGTTTCTATGTCTAAGGCAAAACCGACAAATTCAGAATTCATTGCGATGGTTGCTGATAAACTGCGCTTAGAGCATAGAGCTTCTTGA
- the spoIVB gene encoding SpoIVB peptidase → MREDIIRKIVGVFLLVSVMVLCVSQPFKEYVQIPNNLTMFEGQGLHFQSSIPVTAKMNSEASVTPLSIQTADKTIGFNGKQAGEGNVVLELAGIPVKQVNVDVIPKYYVYPGGQSIGVKLNTLGVLVVGHHQVDTEKGKKSPGEIAGIQVGDIITKINGKSIEQMSDVAPFVQESGKTGKPLDVVITRENQSIKTKLIPLKDKQESSFRIGLYIRDSAAGIGTMTFYDPITMKYGALGHVISDMDTKKPIIVQDGQIVRSTVTSIDKGSNGVPGEKLARFSKDRTAIGDISRNSPFGIFGTLHNDIQNGILDKKLPIALSSEVKEGPAKIFTVVEGDKVEEFDVEVVSSIPQKFPATKGMVIKITDPKLLDKTGGIVQGMSGSPIIQNGKVIGAVTHVFVNDPTSGYGVHIEWMLNEAGIDIYKKEKKVS, encoded by the coding sequence TTGAGAGAAGATATTATTAGAAAAATTGTTGGTGTATTTCTCCTTGTTTCAGTCATGGTATTATGTGTAAGTCAACCATTTAAAGAGTATGTCCAAATCCCAAACAATTTAACGATGTTTGAAGGACAAGGATTACATTTCCAGTCATCCATTCCGGTGACTGCAAAGATGAATAGCGAAGCTTCTGTTACACCCCTAAGTATCCAAACAGCAGACAAAACAATCGGGTTCAACGGGAAACAGGCCGGTGAAGGTAACGTTGTTTTAGAACTCGCAGGAATTCCAGTCAAACAAGTAAATGTTGATGTCATCCCAAAATACTATGTATACCCAGGTGGGCAATCCATCGGTGTAAAACTTAATACGTTAGGTGTTCTTGTTGTAGGGCACCATCAAGTGGATACGGAAAAAGGCAAGAAATCTCCTGGCGAAATTGCAGGAATTCAAGTTGGTGACATTATCACAAAAATCAACGGTAAGAGTATCGAACAAATGAGCGACGTTGCTCCCTTTGTTCAAGAATCAGGAAAAACAGGAAAGCCGTTAGACGTGGTCATTACCCGTGAAAATCAATCCATTAAGACAAAACTTATCCCATTAAAAGATAAGCAGGAAAGTTCCTTTAGAATAGGCCTTTATATTAGGGATTCTGCTGCAGGAATTGGAACAATGACGTTTTATGATCCCATAACCATGAAATACGGTGCACTTGGCCATGTAATTTCAGATATGGATACGAAAAAACCAATTATTGTTCAGGATGGTCAAATTGTTCGTTCCACTGTCACATCGATTGATAAAGGAAGTAACGGTGTACCGGGTGAAAAACTTGCAAGATTCTCTAAAGACCGTACAGCAATTGGTGACATTTCTAGAAATAGCCCATTTGGGATATTCGGTACCCTTCATAACGATATACAAAATGGAATATTGGATAAAAAGCTTCCAATTGCCCTTTCTTCTGAAGTAAAAGAAGGTCCAGCTAAAATATTTACCGTTGTGGAAGGGGACAAAGTAGAAGAATTTGATGTGGAAGTAGTAAGTAGCATTCCACAAAAGTTCCCTGCTACAAAAGGAATGGTAATTAAAATCACCGATCCTAAACTTTTAGATAAAACAGGTGGGATTGTGCAAGGGATGAGTGGAAGTCCAATAATTCAAAATGGAAAAGTGATTGGAGCAGTCACCCATGTTTTTGTTAACGATCCAACAAGTGGATATGGTGTCCATATTGAATGGATGTTAAATGAAGCGGGTATTGATATTTATAAAAAAGAAAAGAAAGTGAGCTGA